A region from the Drosophila ananassae strain 14024-0371.13 chromosome 2L, ASM1763931v2, whole genome shotgun sequence genome encodes:
- the LOC6499230 gene encoding uncharacterized protein LOC6499230 gives MIRFLLPLMALWALAEAQARCQITQAQVEATSRVFMQRQGNVVTLKRTASSPVGETLDMWCSRATSRAMTCRPGSPPRFNPPLPMNCTITPGAVVTPVRDGSCPQPATMYRVGYSLANQQFAELYRVCYNRAAVRPIFVEHRIYAKPFNARRPCTEFSADGVLGRADEGSFFTGSIYGTFRRIFGPNQPYIANNRTVLLSRGHLAASNDFLFRDQMCATFKLVNVAPQFNTINARNWNRVEDYVRSLARGNAFVSVRTGTRGVLSLPSPTGPKDVTLSGNRNPVPLWFYKIVRNARNAPIVVFLTLNNRFATRPPAVPNFCTRVACPNNMQFPQTGIDGYTTCCNPANFRP, from the exons ATGATAAGATTTCTGCTGCCATTAATGGCACTCTGGGCCTTGG CCGAGGCCCAGGCCCGGTGCCAAATTACCCAGGCACAAGTGGAGGCGACCAGTCGTGTCTTCATGCAACGCCAAGGAAACGTGGTCACGTTGAAACGAACGGCAAGTTCGCCGGTGGGCGAAACCCTCGATATGTGGTGCAGCCGGGCAACTTCGCGCGCCATGACCTGCCGGCCGGGTAGCCCGCCAAGGTTCAACCCACCCCTCCCCATGAACTGCACCATCACCCCAGGAGCAGTTGTGACGCCGGTGCGAGATGGCAGCTGTCCCCAGCCAGCTACCATGTACCGCGTGGGCTACAGTTTGGCCAATCAGCAGTTCGCAGAACTCTATCGGGTCTGCTACAATAGGGCTGCTGTACGTCCTATTTTCGTGGAGCACCGGATTTATGCCAAGCCTTTTA ACGCACGTCGACCCTGCACTGAATTCTCCGCCGATGGCGTGCTCGGTCGAGCTGACGAAGGCAGTTTCTTCACGGGCAGTATTTACGGCACCTTCCGACgaatttttggcccaaaccaGCCGTACATTGCCAACAATCGAACCGTTCTTCTCAGTCGTGGTCATCTGGCCGCATCCAATGACTTCCTGTTTCGGGATCAGATGTGTGCCACCTTCAAGTTGGTGAATGTGGCACCTCAGTTTAACACCATCAACGCACGCAACTGGAACCGCGTTGAGGATTATGTCCGATCTTTGGCGAGAGGAAATGCATTTGTTAGCGTACGCACTGGTACGCGTGGAGTCCTGAGCCTTCCCTCGCCAACTGGCCCGAAGGATGTGACCCTCAGCGGTAATAGGAACCCGGTGCCTCTATGGTTTTACAAGATTGTAAGAAATGCAAGAAACGCACCAATTGTGGTGTTTCTCACATTGAACAATAGGTTTGCAACACGACCGCCGGCGGTGCCTAACTTTTGTACTCGAGTTGCTTGCCCCAACAATATGCAGTTTCCTCAAACGGGCATTGATGGTTACACAACTTGCTGCAATCCTGCCAATTTCAGGCCTTAG